The DNA sequence TTTGTTTCCAAAAAAGTAAGAAGTTTTGGCTGAAGCGAGATCGGAAGTTCACCAATTTCATCCAAAAATAAAGTTCCGCCATTTGCTTCTTCTATTAGTCCTTTTTTATTTTCCACGGCGTTTGTAAATGCGCCTTTTACGTGACCAAAAATTTCAGATTCCAATAATGCGTCCGGAATTGTAGCACAATTTATTTCTACAAACGGAGCTTCATTATTAAATGATAAATTGTGAATTACTCTGGCAATTAAAGTTTTTCCGGTTCCGCTTTCTCCGGTTAACAAAATTGAAGTATCTTTTACGGTTGCAACTTTTTTAATAAATTTTTTAACAGAATTTATAACTTCGGATTTGCCAAGAATGTTATTTATTGAATCTTTTTTAAAGTTTGTTAAACTTTCTCTAAGAATTTTTATTTCGTTTTGCTGCTGTTTAATTTGCTGTTGAAGTGAAGATTCCGAGGTTGAATCTGATACAATTACAATAATATCATTTTTATTTTCTTTTGATGAAATTATTGTAAAATCTAAATATTTAATTTCACCATATTTATTAAATTTATTAACTTTTTCAATTGTAAGTTTTGTCTTTTTACCTGATTGAACCTCGTAAATTTCTTTTTCAGAGCCAAAAAATTCGGGGAAAATATCAAAAATTGATTGTTCTAAATTTATATTTTCAAATTGCAGAAGTGAGTGAAGGTTTTCACTTTTTTCAATAAGTTTTAGATTATTATCACAAATTGCAAAACCAATATTTTTTTCATTCAAAAGCTGGTTATAAAAATTTATCAAGATTATAATTCCTCTGATAATTTTTCACCAAGCATATTAAAAATCTCTTCTACATTTTCTCCGGTTTTTGCGCTTACAAATGAAAAATGCGTTTTGTAAAATTTAAAATTCGAGATATATTTTTCTTCATCTAAATGAATATTTTCTAATAAATCATATTTATTCCCAACAAAAATAATTTTTGCTTTGGAATTCAGCTCTAAAAAGATTTTAGCATAATTTAGTGATTGAGCTATTGTATTGGGTCGAGAAATATCTGTTACAATTACAGCTCCGTGAGCTCCGTTAATATAACTTTTTGTAACCGAATCAAACTTTTCAATATTTGCAATATCCCAAATAAAAAGATCTATTTCCTTTTCAAATTTATTAATTTCACTTTCGTTTAAGTGAACAGTTTTTCTGCTGATGTGAACGCCAATTGTGGAAAGATATTTTTCTTCATATTTATTGTAAACAAAACGGCGGACAAGAGATGTTTTTCCAACTCCGTAAGAACCTAATAAACAAATTTTCTTTTTTGTATTAACCCGAACCGGCAAAAATTACCTCGAATGATTAACTTTAAATTCAACACTTCTTACATATTTATCAGATTCGGAATTTTTCGTTATGAAAATATTTTTTGAAATTCCCTGCGAAGTTAAAAAGTTGATTACATTTTCAATTCTTTCATTCGATTTTTTAAGATTTATTTCTTTGTTTCCGGTTTTATCTAAAATTCCAATTACTTCAACTTTATAGTTTTGATATTTTCTCAAAAATGGAATTATCGGTTCTAATAATTTTGTGTGTGTTTTTGTAAGCCTAGTTTGATTAACACCAAAATTAATTACTGTTTGATTTAAATTATTTATTGCTTCGGATTCGCTCAAATTTAAATTTTCTAAAACTTCAAGATTATTTATTAAAATTCTTATTCCGGCAATTTGTGAAATTTCAAAACCTAATTTTAATTTTTCTTCAATTGTTAAAACTTCACCGGAAAGAGTTATTTCATCTTTATCAATAGCAAAATTTAAATTTCTATTTTCTGCATAATTTGATTTGGAAAGAATATTTTTAATTTTATCCGAAATTTCTTTTTGCGCAACAATCGGTAAAATTATTCCCAAATTATTATTTACTTTTTCTATTTCCGGAATTGAAGAAATTAAACTATCAATTTTATTTTTTACGGAAAAAGATGGAATTGTTCCGCCGATATTTAAATTTCTGTTTTCAACTTCCCAAGTTAAATTTTCTACATCAGTTTTGTTTAAAGTATTGAATTTCTCAGTCAACATATCAGAAATTGATTTTTCTCTAAAATATTTTGGTAAAGTGAAAATTCCAATAATCATTAAAATAAAAAGCAATAAAATTCCAAATGCATAAAGTACAAGCGGCTTTGGCTTTTCAATTTCTTTGGGAAGATTTTCATTTTGCACAGAAATTATTAATTCGCTTAGTGAATTATCAAATTCCTTAAATGGTTTAATATCTCCATCAAATTCTCTAAGATTTTTATGATACTTTTTATGAATTTCCGTATTTAATTCATTTAGTTTAGAATGAATAGAAACTGGTTCTTGTCCCAAAATAACCGCAGCTAAATATGAATATCTTCCTCTTTCCAAAATTATTTTTGAATCGCCGTACTGAATTTCATAAAGATTCTGATTTCCGGAATCGGATTTGAATGAATCAGCCACAAAATTTTTAATTGCCGTAAGCATTCCGCTGATTAAATCTGCATCTACACTTTTCTGAAATTTCAAAGAAGAAATGTGCGAAATTAAAATTCCCGAATTTTCATGAATTAGAAAAATTTCTTTTATTTCAAACGGAAAAACGTCTTGCAAAATTAAATCGGAAGTTGAAACGCCGGAAATTTTAGATTTTACAAATTTAGAAAAAATTCCTTTTTGTAAAGACGCTTCAATTTTCTGATTTAGTGCTTGATAAATTTCCTTAATTTTTTCGGAAATTGATTTTGTAATTGTTGAACCAATAATTGGATACAGAGCATCAATTATATCTTCTTTTGATTCGGTAACTTGCTTTTTAATTGCGGGACCAACAACCGGATAAAGCGATTGTACTAATTCACTTTTAGAAGCAATTATTTTTCTATCAATTAAATCATTAAGAATTGGGTACAAAGTAGAAATTTGATATTCTTTATCTTTTATAAGAAACCGAAAATCAGAAAATTCTTTTTCTAAATCTTCCAACTTTTTATTTTGTTCGGAAACGAAAATTTGTTTCAGAATTTCTAAAGATTTTTCTTCATCAAAAACCATTTTTAAATTACCTACTGTTCTTCTTGTTTAACTTTCATTCCCCACTCAATAAATACTTGACCAATTTGGTTTTTATCAATTTTGGATTGTTTCAAATCTTTAATTTTATTTTCGAGTTCAGTTTTAATTTTATCTAAATCATCGTTAGCTTTTTGAACAGATGTATCTGCAGTTTTACTTTTAGAAAATAAATCAGTTATTTGAGTTGAAGATTTTTCGATATTTTTATCGTGCTGAACTAATTGCTGTTTTAAGCTTTTATTTTCTTCGCGCAATTGATTAATTTGATTTTG is a window from the Ignavibacteriota bacterium genome containing:
- a CDS encoding sigma-54-dependent Fis family transcriptional regulator is translated as MINFYNQLLNEKNIGFAICDNNLKLIEKSENLHSLLQFENINLEQSIFDIFPEFFGSEKEIYEVQSGKKTKLTIEKVNKFNKYGEIKYLDFTIISSKENKNDIIVIVSDSTSESSLQQQIKQQQNEIKILRESLTNFKKDSINNILGKSEVINSVKKFIKKVATVKDTSILLTGESGTGKTLIARVIHNLSFNNEAPFVEINCATIPDALLESEIFGHVKGAFTNAVENKKGLIEEANGGTLFLDEIGELPISLQPKLLTFLETKKFRPVGSTKENQVNTRIITATNRDLKKAVNEKEFREDLFYRINVISLEIPALRERNEDILILAQYFIRHFSNEFCKANISLTKNAEEKILHHTWPGNIRELKNVIERAMIFCEKPTIDYDDVFIFETVQSLQSKLDFNIPNEGISLIDLEKKYLENALKKAEGNQSKAAKLLKLSLDTFRYRIKKHNIS
- a CDS encoding GTP-binding protein, translated to MPVRVNTKKKICLLGSYGVGKTSLVRRFVYNKYEEKYLSTIGVHISRKTVHLNESEINKFEKEIDLFIWDIANIEKFDSVTKSYINGAHGAVIVTDISRPNTIAQSLNYAKIFLELNSKAKIIFVGNKYDLLENIHLDEEKYISNFKFYKTHFSFVSAKTGENVEEIFNMLGEKLSEEL
- a CDS encoding OmpA family protein, with the protein product MVFDEEKSLEILKQIFVSEQNKKLEDLEKEFSDFRFLIKDKEYQISTLYPILNDLIDRKIIASKSELVQSLYPVVGPAIKKQVTESKEDIIDALYPIIGSTITKSISEKIKEIYQALNQKIEASLQKGIFSKFVKSKISGVSTSDLILQDVFPFEIKEIFLIHENSGILISHISSLKFQKSVDADLISGMLTAIKNFVADSFKSDSGNQNLYEIQYGDSKIILERGRYSYLAAVILGQEPVSIHSKLNELNTEIHKKYHKNLREFDGDIKPFKEFDNSLSELIISVQNENLPKEIEKPKPLVLYAFGILLLFILMIIGIFTLPKYFREKSISDMLTEKFNTLNKTDVENLTWEVENRNLNIGGTIPSFSVKNKIDSLISSIPEIEKVNNNLGIILPIVAQKEISDKIKNILSKSNYAENRNLNFAIDKDEITLSGEVLTIEEKLKLGFEISQIAGIRILINNLEVLENLNLSESEAINNLNQTVINFGVNQTRLTKTHTKLLEPIIPFLRKYQNYKVEVIGILDKTGNKEINLKKSNERIENVINFLTSQGISKNIFITKNSESDKYVRSVEFKVNHSR